From the genome of Oceanispirochaeta sp., one region includes:
- a CDS encoding NADH:flavin oxidoreductase/NADH oxidase, with the protein MNTLFTSLHIKNVTLRNRIVMPPMCMYSAGSDGLATPWHSFHYRTRAQGGTALIIQEATAVESRGRISSRDLGIWDDSHIPGLRDIVKGIKAEGAVPAIQLGHAGRKCCAPGEDVIAPSPINFDPADGEYKTPREMSRQDMDVVAESFKNAALRAAEAGYEILEIHGAHGYLISEFLSPLTNTRTDDFGGDIARRAEFLRMIVRAVRSVWKEENPLILRISALDYAEGGNKSEDLAQIINLVKDEGIDIVHVSTGGVVPNVKIPAGPAFQIPAARIIKNLTGLPVVGGGLITSSSQAEEVVSSGDADLVFLGRELLRNPYFPLLSAQEAGVDLSYWPAQYARSK; encoded by the coding sequence ATGAATACCCTTTTCACTTCACTTCATATAAAAAATGTGACTCTCAGAAACAGGATTGTCATGCCCCCCATGTGCATGTACAGCGCCGGCTCTGACGGTCTGGCCACCCCCTGGCACAGCTTTCATTACAGGACGAGGGCCCAGGGCGGTACCGCTCTTATTATCCAGGAAGCCACGGCCGTGGAATCCCGGGGACGTATTTCCTCCCGGGACCTGGGTATCTGGGACGACTCTCATATCCCCGGCCTGCGGGACATTGTCAAAGGAATCAAGGCCGAGGGAGCCGTCCCGGCCATCCAGCTCGGCCATGCGGGTCGGAAGTGCTGTGCTCCCGGGGAGGATGTCATCGCTCCTTCGCCCATCAACTTCGATCCGGCCGATGGGGAGTACAAAACACCCCGGGAGATGAGTCGTCAGGACATGGACGTGGTCGCTGAATCCTTTAAAAATGCCGCCCTGCGGGCCGCCGAGGCGGGGTATGAGATCCTGGAGATTCACGGGGCTCACGGCTACCTGATCAGTGAGTTTCTATCTCCCCTGACCAATACTAGAACCGACGATTTCGGCGGCGATATTGCCAGGAGAGCTGAATTCCTGAGGATGATTGTCAGGGCGGTACGTTCGGTCTGGAAGGAAGAGAATCCCCTCATCCTCAGAATCTCCGCCCTGGACTACGCGGAAGGGGGCAATAAAAGTGAAGACCTGGCCCAGATAATCAATCTTGTCAAAGACGAGGGGATAGACATCGTCCATGTGAGCACAGGGGGTGTCGTACCGAATGTAAAGATCCCCGCCGGACCGGCTTTCCAGATTCCGGCGGCCAGGATCATCAAGAATCTGACCGGATTGCCTGTGGTGGGAGGCGGCCTGATCACCTCGTCCTCTCAGGCGGAAGAGGTCGTCAGTTCAGGAGATGCGGATCTGGTGTTTCTGGGCCGGGAGCTGCTCCGCAATCCCTATTTTCCTCTGCTGAGTGCACAGGAAGCCGGGGTCGATCTTTCTTACTGGCCCGCTCAATATGCACGGTCTAAATAA
- a CDS encoding helix-turn-helix transcriptional regulator produces the protein MDYSLMKDDEILRDLAEKMDVLRIEKRMKDSDLESAGGISRQLISNFRNGKRSISLKSFIRILRGLGELDRLESLFAETRQYSPLAESVKKQPRRVRDNGNREEDFKWGDDM, from the coding sequence TTGGATTATAGTTTAATGAAGGATGACGAGATCCTCCGTGATCTGGCTGAAAAGATGGATGTTCTCCGTATAGAAAAAAGGATGAAGGACTCCGACTTGGAATCTGCCGGAGGAATCTCACGTCAGCTCATATCGAATTTCAGAAATGGAAAGCGCTCCATCAGTCTAAAAAGCTTCATCCGGATTCTCAGAGGCCTCGGTGAATTAGACCGCCTTGAATCCCTCTTTGCCGAAACCCGGCAGTACAGCCCACTGGCTGAATCCGTTAAGAAGCAGCCCAGGAGGGTTCGTGATAACGGGAATCGGGAAGAGGACTTCAAGTGGGGAGATGATATGTGA
- a CDS encoding DUF3322 domain-containing protein, producing MTWGMPGSIKKKYLKRWEGGSLLSEMAQKLVDFPLRAPLKMPSSSEMTTQFDEVRRWTRQLELESAGAPWTLERRAVNHRQLGENSLPSALLFQESADLLSFLGKKKEFELFLSLSKKLSSAFPVLRPWSLENPHRLLRHASDLDRLIRILLWVTEHPNPGIYVRQLSLEGVDTKFIEQRRGLLMSLLDRLLDPANIDSRFSGVKNFERRYGFTSRPELIRFRYPFLTDGSGSLGGPGNFSDFGAFSDLSVPSDEFCRMQPDVKRVVVVENDISALAFPRVKDTMVLFGRGYHFGTLSEASWLHKKELFYWGDLDSHGFAILAQFRKLFPHTRSILMDRETLLHHEAHWGEEPKGINGMPSGLAREEELLLRDLMENRYGPGVRLEQEFILFSRLEDCLKKLGFHFE from the coding sequence ATGACATGGGGCATGCCGGGAAGCATCAAAAAGAAGTACTTAAAACGCTGGGAAGGGGGATCTCTCCTTTCTGAGATGGCTCAAAAACTTGTGGACTTTCCCCTGAGGGCTCCCCTGAAGATGCCCAGTTCCTCTGAGATGACAACCCAGTTTGATGAGGTGCGCCGCTGGACTCGGCAGCTGGAATTAGAAAGCGCTGGTGCTCCCTGGACCCTGGAGAGAAGGGCGGTCAATCACCGCCAGCTGGGGGAGAACTCTCTTCCCTCGGCCCTCCTCTTTCAAGAATCAGCAGACTTGCTCTCATTCCTGGGGAAGAAAAAAGAGTTTGAACTGTTTCTTTCCCTCTCAAAGAAGCTCTCCTCAGCCTTTCCGGTCCTACGGCCGTGGAGCCTGGAGAACCCCCATAGGCTACTGCGTCACGCCAGTGATCTTGACCGCCTCATTAGAATTCTCCTTTGGGTGACGGAGCACCCGAATCCAGGAATCTATGTCCGGCAGCTCTCCCTGGAGGGGGTAGATACTAAATTCATCGAGCAGCGGCGGGGGCTTCTTATGAGCCTCCTCGACCGGCTTCTGGACCCTGCAAATATTGATTCCCGGTTTTCAGGAGTCAAGAACTTTGAGAGGCGTTACGGCTTTACGAGCCGGCCTGAGCTGATCCGTTTTCGATACCCCTTTTTGACTGATGGATCGGGAAGTTTGGGTGGACCTGGAAATTTCAGCGATTTTGGAGCTTTCTCAGACCTCAGTGTTCCCTCCGATGAGTTCTGCCGGATGCAGCCAGATGTTAAAAGGGTAGTTGTTGTAGAAAATGATATAAGTGCCCTGGCTTTCCCCCGGGTGAAGGACACAATGGTTCTTTTTGGTCGGGGCTATCATTTTGGGACCCTGTCGGAAGCGTCCTGGCTTCATAAGAAAGAACTTTTCTATTGGGGCGATCTGGATAGTCATGGTTTTGCCATCCTGGCTCAGTTTCGCAAGCTCTTTCCCCATACCCGGTCTATCCTGATGGACAGGGAGACTCTGCTGCATCATGAGGCTCACTGGGGAGAGGAACCAAAGGGGATAAATGGCATGCCCTCCGGGCTGGCTCGGGAAGAGGAACTCCTACTCCGGGACCTTATGGAAAACCGCTATGGCCCGGGAGTCCGGCTGGAGCAGGAATTCATCCTCTTCTCCCGCCTGGAAGACTGCCTGAAAAAGCTGGGGTTTCATTTTGAATGA